From one Uloborus diversus isolate 005 unplaced genomic scaffold, Udiv.v.3.1 scaffold_427, whole genome shotgun sequence genomic stretch:
- the LOC129233455 gene encoding major facilitator superfamily domain-containing protein 1-like, translated as MKENPTRESNVNENVSTSEDEEKYCFSWAICNPRKTVHRYFALIFMCLLGFGSYFCYDNPAALQQQIIRDMQVSTQDFSSLYSWYSWPNVILAFFGGFLIDRVFGIRLGAIIFSLFILLGQLVSATGAIFNYFWIMQLGRFIFGVGGESLAVAQNTYAVSWFSGKELNMVFGLQLSLARVGSTVNLILTPEIYDTMSQRFSDYTLLGVTLFIASLTCVLSLVAALIMGFYDWRAEKILNKTAGQTGEVIRFKDIKDFPLTFWLISMVCVTYYAMIFPFIGLGTVFFARKYNLSQSEANLVDGIPYIISAFASPVLGLMVDKIGRNLLWVFVAVLLTLICHLLIGLTFINPWYLMIPIGLTYSLLACGLWPMVALEVPEYQLGTAYGIMQSIQNLGLAVVALAAGAIVDSKGYIFLEVFFIYFGIAAVISTILLFVVNSSRGGALNLSVKERLAREEELSRQELVENQRLLASGSMADVTPHDLMQPRSDFYIRNRFLSRIGAKLPPHFDITTCALIHRTGLK; from the coding sequence atGAAAGAAAATCCAACCCGTGAGTCGAATGTAAACGAGAATGTTAGCACATCAgaagatgaagaaaaatattgcttttcttGGGCAATATGCAATCCGCGTAAAACTGTACATCGATATTTTGCCCTGATCTTTATGTGTCTGTTGGGTTTTGGCAGTTATTTTTGCTATGATAACCCTGCAGCTTTGCAGCAACAAATTATTCGCGACATGCAAGTGTCAACTCAAGATTTCTCTAGTTTGTATTCATGGTATTCTTGGCCTAACGTTATCCTGGCATTCTTTGGTGGATTTTTAATCGATCGAGTTTTCGGCATACGCTTAGGTGCAATCATTTTTAGCTTGTTTATATTACTTGGTCAATTGGTGTCTGCTACTGGAGCAATTTTCAACTACTTTTGGATAATGCAACTGGGGAGGTTTATTTTTGGCGTCGGAGGTGAATCTCTTGCTGTTGCTCAAAATACGTATGCTGTTAGTTGGTTTTCGGGAAAAGAACTGAATATGGTTTTCGGTCTACAACTTAGTCTTGCCCGTGTTGGAAGCACAGTAAACTTAATTTTGACACCTGAAATATATGACACAATGAGTCAACGTTTTTCCGATTATACTTTGTTGGGTGTGACTCTTTTCATTGCTTCACTCACTTGTGTTCTTTCACTCGTAGCCGCTTTAATAATGGGCTTCTATGATTGGAGAGctgaaaagattttgaacaaaacAGCAGGACAGACTGGTGAAGTTATTCGTTTCAAAGACATCAAAGATTTTCCATTGACATTTTGGTTAATCTCTATGGTATGTGTGACATACTATGCAATGATATTTCCTTTCATTGGCCTTGGAACAGTGTTCTttgcaagaaaatataatttgagtCAATCGGAAGCGAACTTAGTGGATGGTATCCCTTACATCATATCAGCATTTGCTTCCCCTGTGCTTGGGTTGATGGTAGATAAAATTGGACGTAATTTGTTGTGGGTTTTTGTTGCAGTTCTTCTTACTTTGATTTGTCACCTACTTATTGGACTTACATTTATAAACCCATGGTATCTTATGATACCAATCGGCTTAACTTATTCTCTTTTAGCATGTGGTCTATGGCCAATGGTTGCACTTGAAGTACCCGAGTACCaacttggaacagcttacggCATTATGCAATCAATCCAAAACCTTGGACTTGCAGTTGTTGCATTAGCAGCTGGAGCCATTGTTGACTCTAAAGGTTACATAtttcttgaagttttttttatttatttcggaaTAGCTGCAGTCATATCAACAATATTGCTCTTTGTGGTGAATTCAAGTAGAGGTGGAGCTCTCAACTTATCCGTTAAAGAGAGATTAGCCAGAGAAGAAGAACTTAGTCGGCAGGAATTAGTCGAAAATCAGAGACTGCTAGCATCGGGATCTATGGCAGATGTGACGCCTCATGATTTAATGCAACCAAGATCCGATTTCTACATCCGTAACAGATTCTTGAGCAGAATTGGGGCTAAGCTTCCACCTCATTTTGATATTACAACATGTGCGCTTATACACAGAACtggattaaaataa